Below is a genomic region from Deltaproteobacteria bacterium.
ACCACGGTGATAGGACCCGATGCCGAGATGATGGAGGTCCAGATAAGAACGGAAGAGATGCACAAAATAGCCGAATTCGGTGTGGCGGCGCACTGGTTGTACAAGGAAGCAGGGGAAACCGACGTCCGGGATGAGAAATCCTTCAACTGGCTGCGGCACATCGTCGAATTCCAGAGAGAGGTCAAGGATTCTGCGGAGTTCATCAACGGGGTAAAGGGGGAGCTCTTTCCCGACGAGGTGCTCGTTTTTACCCCCAAAGGAGATGTTATCGAGCTGCCCCGGGGGGCCTGCCCGATTGATTTCGCGTATTCGATCCACACGGAGGTGGGAAACCGCTGCGTGGGGGCAAAGGTAAACGGGAGGATGGTGGCACTGAAATACGAGCTGAGAAACGGAGACATGGTCGAAATCATAACGAATCCGAACCACCACCCATCCAAAGACTGGCTGAAGATAGCGAAAACGAACAAGGCCATTTCCAGGATAAGGGCCTACGTCAGATCCCAGGAAAGCCAGAAGTCGATCGAAGTGGGAAGGCACCTCGTCGAGAAGGCGGTCAGGAAGCACGGGATGACACTCGGGAAACTGCAAAAGCGAGAGGAATTCGCAACGTTTCTCTCGGAGCATCGTTTCAAAACAGCCGATGATTATTTTGCATCGGTGGGCTATGGCAAGTTTCAAATTTCCCTCATGCTGAAGCACCTCTTCCCCGGCGAACAGGAAAAGGCGGCACCCAGGAAACCTTTGAAAGTGGGAGAGATTATCAAGAAGGTTTCGGGAAAGGATTACCAGCCGATAGTCGTCAAGGGAATCGACGATGTGCTGATAAGATTTGCAAAGTGCTGCAACCCGCTGCCCGGTGACCCCATCACGGGATTCGTTACGCGGGGCAGGGGCATTACGATTCACGAGGCCGATTGCCTGAAGATATTCGAGTCCGACCCGGCCAGGAGGGTCGAGGTAGCCTGGGACGCGGGATCGAGTGCAACGCGGCCGGGGAAAATCAAGGTCGTCTGCGTGGATAAGCCGGGGCTCCTGGCCGACATATCGAAGGCGATTACGGCGATGGATGTCGATATCCGGCGGGCGATGGTTGTTACCACGAAAGACGAGAGGGCCGTCTGCGATTTCGAAATAGCGGTCAAAGACGTAAGCCATCTCACCCGGGTTATCAAATCGATTAACAAGATCAACAACGTAATCAGCGTTGTCAGGGTCAAGCATTGAACAGAGATGGAGGATGATGGTGCGCAGGACTGTTTACACCCGCAACGCTCCGAAGGCAATCGGGCCTTATTCACAGGCCGTGGTCAGCGGCGATCTGATCTTTCTTTCGGGACAGATCGCTCTCGACCCGGAAACGGGAGCTCTTACCGGCGATGACGTGTCCAGCCAGACAGAAAGGGTGATCGAGAATATCAGGGCGATCATCGAAGCTGCCGGCGGGTCACTCGCCGATGTCGTCAAAACCACCGTCTACATGGTTGACCTGGGGGAGTTTGCCGAGATGAACCGCGTATATGAAAAGTATTTCCTCGATGTTATGCCCGCCCGGGCGACGGTTCAAGTAGCTTCACTTCCAGCAGGTGCCCTCATTGAGATAGACGCTGTGGGGAGCCTTCCTCGAAACGCGGGGGAAAAATAGGTGATCCGTTTGCTGCCGGATCTCTATATGACCTTCTCAACGTGACCTGATCTGAGGCAGCGTGTGCAGATGTTTACCCTTTTGACGGAGCCCCCGACACGCACGTGGAGTTTTTTTACGTTTGGCCTGAATACCCTCTTTGTCTTGTTGTTTGCATGGGATACGTTGTTACCCGACATCGGCTTCTTCCCACATATGTCACACTTGGCCATGCTCTCCTCCACTGGGAAAAATAGAAAGGAAATTAAAACACAAAGCCGGTGAAGTTACAAGCCCAAAATCGCATACGGAATCGCCGGGGCAGGAAGGGATGCTGGCGCGCATCCGATGCTCGACGGGCAGAAAGATTCACGGCTCATAAGGGTTTATGCTGGCAAACTCCTCGATCCTCGCCCCATCCTTGAGAATCACTTTTCGCCCCCGTATCTCGAGGCGCCCCTCGAAGAAATACTTTATAGCCAGGGGGTAGATCCTGTGCTCCTGGGCAAGGGTTCTTCTGGCGAGAGTTTCCTCCGTGTCGTCGTCGTATACGGGAACGACGGCCTGTATTATCACCGGGCCCGTGTCGGTGCCCTCGCCTACGAAATGTACCGTGGCGCCGGAAAACTTTACTCCGTAATCGATGGCCTGCCTGTTCCCCCCTATCCCCGGGAATGAGGGCAGGAGGGCGGGATGTATGTTGATGATCCTGTTTTTGAACTCGTTGACGAAAAGGGGCGTCAGGACCCTCATGAATCCGGCCAGGCAAATCAGCTCGGCCCCCGTTTTCCTGATCCGCCTGATCAATTCTCTCTCAAAGTCCTCCCTTGAGGGAAACTTCCTGTGGTCAACGAAAGCGGTTGGTATGTCGTGGTTCCTGGCCCGGGTGAGACCGTGCACTCCCTCCCTGTTGCTTATCACCAGGGCAATTTTGCAGGGAATCTGACCGTTCTCGCAGGCGTCAATGATCGACTGGAGGTTTGTCCCACCACCCGATATCAGAACGACGATCTTGTGTTTCTTCATCCCATCAGAAAACAACCTCGACTTTTGGTTTTTTGCTCCTGCTCGTTTTCACCGTCCCGATTTCATGGAACGGGATACCGAGGTTTTTCAGTGCTTCCCGTGCGTCTTTTCTTCGCCGCTTACCCAGGACAAGAACCAGGCCGATCCCCATGTTGAAGGTGCCGAACATTTCTTTCCTCTCGATGTTCCCCATGGATTCGATCTCAGAGAATATCTGCGGGATCTGCCAGTTTTCTGCCTCAATCTCCGCCGTGAGCCCGTCTGGGAGTATCCTCCGGATGTTTTCGTAAAAGCCACCCCCCGTGATATGCGCCATGCCCCTGACGGGCACCCGTTCCAACAGCTGCAGCACGTCGCGGACGTATATCCTCGTCGGCTCCAGGAGAACTTTCCATACCGCTTTCCTCGTGCCCGGGTATCTGTCGTGGATGCTCAACTTGTTCTTTTCAAAGAGCACCTTCCGTATCAGGGAAAACCCGTTGCTGTGAAAACCGCTCGAGGGGATTCCGAAGATCGCGTCCCCCCCGGATATCTGTTTTCCCGTGATTAGAGCCTTTTTTTCCGCGATTCCCACGCAAAACCCGGCTATGTCGAAGTCTTTGTCCCCGTACATCGAGGGCATTTCCGCCGTCTCCCCCCCGATGAGGGCACACCCTGCCTCGATGCACCCCTTCGCAATCCCCCGGATTACGCGTGATGCCACGTTTGCGTCGAGCCTGCCCGTCGCGAAGTAATCCAGAAAGAAGAGGGGTTTTCCACCGTGGACAACGATATCGTTGACGCACATGGCGACCAGGTCGATCCCTATGGTGTCCACTTTTCCCGCGGCGACGGCGACTTTTAATTTCGTTCCCACACCATCGGTTGCCGCGAGGAAAACGGGACTGTCGTATCGACTGAGGTCGGGCCGGTAAAATGCCGAGAAGCCGCCGATATCCCCGATAGTCTCCCGGGAATGGGTTTTTTTGAGATGAGGGCTTATTTTTCTCAAGAGCCTGTCAGATTCGGCTATGTGAACGCCCGCTCTGGCGTAGGACAACTTTTGCTCTTGCTTTCCCATTGACATATCCTTATCTTCGTAATGATAGTATTACATAGTAAAAAAGGTAATGGATGTAAACGATAAATGTCCGGTCATTTTCAGCGAATAGCGCTTTTTGTTATTGCCGACGAGGTGCTGAAAGGTGAAGTGTCGGATCTGAACACGGGCTTTTTCATCGAAGAGCTCAATAAAATCGGTGTGGAGATGCTGATTGCCGCGGTCATCCCCGATAATGTGGCCGCCATTACGAGGTTTATCCGAACGGTCATAGATGAGGTGGATTACGTTATCCTCACGGGGGGAATCGGGCCAACGCCCGATGACGTCACCCGCGAGGCGGTGTCCGAGACTCTCGGCATCCCTCTGGTCACAGACCCGGATGCCGAGAAGATACTCGAAGAATATTACGGGGGAAAAGTGCACGGGGAGCGTCTCAGGATGGCCAGGGTTCCCGAAGGCTCGCTGCTTATTCCCAACCCGGTCTCAGGTGCCCCGGGATTCGTCATTGGAAAGGTGATGGTGTTTCCCGGTATTCCCAGCATGGTAAAGACGATGTTTCCCTTTGCAAAAAAGTATTTCAGGGATGTTGCCGTGAGAAGAGCCGTCTTCTATCTCAAGGCGGGGGAATCGTCATACTCGGATATAATGAGGGAGGTGGTGAAAAAATACAGCTCTCTTTCCGTAGGGTCCTATCCTACCGTTGATTCCGGCTACAGGGCGAGAATCGTTATCAGGGGCAAAGACCTTGATACGATAAAAGAGTGCGTGAATCATTTCGAAAACAGATTGAGCGAGAGAAATATAGATGTGCAGGAAAAATTCTTTGAATAAAGCGAATAGATTTTCCCTTTCGCTATACGTCATCCTCA
It encodes:
- a CDS encoding RelA/SpoT family protein; the encoded protein is MIRLTDIVDKVLSYNPDSDLDLIHKAYVFSAKIHHGQIRKSGEPYLVHPLEVAGILAGLGLDDETIATGFLHDVVEDTHVDIDEIREHFGDQVAFLVDGVSKLSKVTVVDVARQKAESFRKMIVAIARDPRVILIKLADRLHNMRTLSHLSPDKQYHISKETLDIYAPIANRLGLGGMKDELEDLCLKYLFPERFEDLRNKLEEKVSLREKYIESVIAIFKGNLSEFGVEADISGRVKSLYSIFKKMEGQNIDFDHIYDIVAFRIIVGTIKECYESLGVVHSAWKPVPGRFKDYIAMPKANRYQSLHTTVIGPDAEMMEVQIRTEEMHKIAEFGVAAHWLYKEAGETDVRDEKSFNWLRHIVEFQREVKDSAEFINGVKGELFPDEVLVFTPKGDVIELPRGACPIDFAYSIHTEVGNRCVGAKVNGRMVALKYELRNGDMVEIITNPNHHPSKDWLKIAKTNKAISRIRAYVRSQESQKSIEVGRHLVEKAVRKHGMTLGKLQKREEFATFLSEHRFKTADDYFASVGYGKFQISLMLKHLFPGEQEKAAPRKPLKVGEIIKKVSGKDYQPIVVKGIDDVLIRFAKCCNPLPGDPITGFVTRGRGITIHEADCLKIFESDPARRVEVAWDAGSSATRPGKIKVVCVDKPGLLADISKAITAMDVDIRRAMVVTTKDERAVCDFEIAVKDVSHLTRVIKSINKINNVISVVRVKH
- a CDS encoding phosphoribosylformylglycinamidine cyclo-ligase codes for the protein MSYARAGVHIAESDRLLRKISPHLKKTHSRETIGDIGGFSAFYRPDLSRYDSPVFLAATDGVGTKLKVAVAAGKVDTIGIDLVAMCVNDIVVHGGKPLFFLDYFATGRLDANVASRVIRGIAKGCIEAGCALIGGETAEMPSMYGDKDFDIAGFCVGIAEKKALITGKQISGGDAIFGIPSSGFHSNGFSLIRKVLFEKNKLSIHDRYPGTRKAVWKVLLEPTRIYVRDVLQLLERVPVRGMAHITGGGFYENIRRILPDGLTAEIEAENWQIPQIFSEIESMGNIERKEMFGTFNMGIGLVLVLGKRRRKDAREALKNLGIPFHEIGTVKTSRSKKPKVEVVF
- the rpmB gene encoding 50S ribosomal protein L28 — protein: MAKCDICGKKPMSGNNVSHANNKTKRVFRPNVKKLHVRVGGSVKRVNICTRCLRSGHVEKVI
- a CDS encoding phosphoribosylglycinamide formyltransferase, whose protein sequence is MKKHKIVVLISGGGTNLQSIIDACENGQIPCKIALVISNREGVHGLTRARNHDIPTAFVDHRKFPSREDFERELIRRIRKTGAELICLAGFMRVLTPLFVNEFKNRIINIHPALLPSFPGIGGNRQAIDYGVKFSGATVHFVGEGTDTGPVIIQAVVPVYDDDTEETLARRTLAQEHRIYPLAIKYFFEGRLEIRGRKVILKDGARIEEFASINPYEP